The following coding sequences are from one Gossypium raimondii isolate GPD5lz chromosome 4, ASM2569854v1, whole genome shotgun sequence window:
- the LOC128040436 gene encoding uncharacterized protein LOC128040436 has product MSYRELYQNLFNAHVVSPYHLKPMQPPYPKWYDANAQCNYHAGIAGHSIEHCTAFKKLVERLINMGIVKVDDSPSTENPLPNHNENGVNMIGGNMGRKIKDDIAEVKIPLRWIWKKKVERGLLEMEFYQEAKEEGSICTSESTKVPRVTKPVVIISRPRKDEVRVPVMPRIIIKKPTTFSYQDSRKVPWNYECNTTVPGTETTKDQDVSADLEHVKGRAMIVEQEGEIAKPVLSINEPVKEEEAVEFLKFLKHSEYNVVEQLHKQPARISVLTLLLNSEVHRSALMKMLNETYVTDDISVSKLDRGHILPGVLIDNGSALNVAIIHTQQASHRQFTYENMPKYVPSSLHQKLKLVLEGRLVTINAEDDIIAAVSNEMPYVETSDVSAECSFRSLEFEKELYLEKGWGDTFKGGLSFQY; this is encoded by the exons ATGTCGTATAGGGAATTATATCAGAATCTATTTAATGCACACGTGGTTTCCCCTTACCACTTGAAACCTATgcagcctccgtaccccaagtggtatgatgcaaaCGCACAATGCAATTATCACGCAGGAATCgcggggcattctatagaacattgtacgGCATTCAAGAAGCTGGTAGAAAGACTCATAAACATGGGTATTGTTAAAGTGGATGATTCGCCCAGTACAGAGAATCCGTTACCTAATCATAATGAAAatggagtgaacatgataggaGGTAACATGGGTAGGAAAATCAAAGATGATATCGCAGAAGTGAAGATTCCTTTGAGATGGATCTGGAAGAAGAAGGTAGAAAGAGGGTTGCTG gaaatggagttTTATCAAGAAGCTAAAGAGGAGGGGAGTATTTGCACATCCGAATCCACAAAGGTTCCAAGAGTAACTAAGcctgtggtcatcatctcgCGGCCAAGGAAAGATGAAGTGAGAGTGCCAGTAATGCCAagaatcataataaagaaacctaCAACCTTTTCTTACCAAGATAGTAGGAAGGTTCCGTGGAACTATGAGTGCAATACAACTGTCCCTGGAACGGAGACTACAAAGGACCAGGATGTGAGTGCCGATCTAGAACATGTGAAAGGAAGAGCCATGATAGTGGAACAAGAGGGGGAAATAGCTAAGCCTGTGTTGTCTATCAACGAGCCAGTGAAAGAGGAAGAAGCCGTGGAATTCCTTAAATTCTTGAAGCACAGCGAGTACAATGTTGTCgaacagttgcataaacaaccggcTCGCATATCCGTATTAACCTTGCTCTTGAATTCAGAAGTACACCGAAGTGCGTTGATGAAGATGTTAAATGAGACCTATGTGACCGATGATATTTCTGTTAGCAAGttagatcg GGGGCATATTTTGCCAGGAGtgttgattgacaatggatcagctttgaaCGTTGCCATTATTCACACTCAACAGGCTTCCCATAGACAGTTCACATatgaaaacatgccaaaatatg TAccgtcatcattacatcagaagCTGAAGTTAGTGTTAGAAGGTCGGCTAGTGACAATTAACGCCGAAGATGATATTATAGCAGCTGTATCCAATGAGATGCCGTACGTGGAGACTAGCGATGTGTCAGCAGAATGTTCATttcgatctttggagttt GAAAAGGAGCTTTACTTGGAAAAGGGCTGGGGAGATACCTTCAAGGGAGGATTGAGTTTCCAGTACTGA